The region ATTATCTGCTCACCGCCGAAGGCGGCACGGCGGACCAGCATTCGCAGACCATCTGGCGTTCGCGCAATGTCGACGGGCCCTACGTGCCGGGGCCGATCAACCCGATCCTGACCCAGCGCGATCTTTCGCCCGACCGGCCGGACCGGGTGGAGGCGACCGGGCACGCCGATATCGTCCAGCTCGACGACGGCAGCTGGTGGGGCCTATTCCTCGCCACGCGACCCTTCGCCGGGCAATCGACATTGCTGGGGCGCGAGACCTTCCTTCTGCCGGTCCGCTGGAAGGATGGCTGGCCGCTGTTCCTCGAGCCCGGGGAAGCGGTGCCGCCGGTGGTCGAAAAGCCCGATCTGGCCGCCGCTACGGGCGCAGAATGGACAGCCTGGCGCGACGGTTTCGACGCGCCCGCACTCTCGCCCGAATGGCTCACGATGCGCACTCCGGGAGAGGAATCGCGTATCCTGCACGATCTCGACCGCGGCGAAATCCTGCTGCGGCCCGGCGCCGTGCCGGCGGGCAGTCTCGACAGGTTCGCTTTCATCGGACGCCGGATGCGCCATCACGACGCGGCATTCACCACCGCGGTGAACATGACCCGCGGGGACGAGGGGGATTACGCAGGGCTGCTCGCCTTCATGGACGAGGGGCATTTCCTGACGGTGGGCATCGAACAGGGCGAGGCCGCGCGCGAGATCGTAGTCCGCCTGCGCAAGGACCCGGACGACGCGGAGCGGGGCGAAGTCGTCCACCGCGCTGCGTGGAACGACGCGAGCGCCCAACTGCGGCTGAGCTTCGAAGGTGGCAGCGCCGTCGCCGCATGGCGCGAAGGCGAGGATGGCGAATGGACGCAATCTCCTGCGATCGACGTCGAGCCCTTGTCATCGATCCATGCCGGGCTGTTCACCGGGCTGGTGGTCGGCCCCTATGCAGTGGCGGGCGACTAGGCCTGCCGGGCGGGGTGATCACTCGGCCCGGAAGATATAGACCGGGCCGATATCGATCGCCTGTGCTTCGGCGGCGAAGTGCAGCGCCAGCTCGGCGGACCCGGCAGGCAGATCGCGCGGCGCTGTGGTGTTGATCCGGATCAGCTGCCAGTTCTCGCCGACGGTGAACAGGTTCTGCGCGAATCCATCGTAGGGCGGGGTCCGGTCCTGGATGCGCATCGCGACCAACCCCTTGCCGTCGGCGGTCTGCGCGCTGACCGTCTTGGCGGCGATCGCGATGAGCAGCTTGTCACCCTCGGCAATCGGCTCCTGGATCGGAATCCCTGCGACAAGGTCCCAGTCGTTCTCGCCGGGCGCGTCGAGCGAATAGCGCGTCGCCTTGCCCAGCCAGATGGAGGAATCCTCGCGATCCTCGATCGTGCCGACCGTCGCGCCCCGCGTCCAGTTGCGCAGATCGGGGCGGTTCAGGAGCGTGCCTGCATCGGTGAGCGGATCGGGGATCAACGGTTCTTCGGTCTCCACCGGTTCGGGCTGGTCGGGTTTGGGCGCACCGAGGATAGAAGACGCACCGGTGACCACGATGGTCTGGCCGATCTCGACCGTCTGCTTCGCCCCGCCGAGCTGGAAGACCACGCGCGCCTCGTCGCTCGCGTAAGCTGCGTTGGCGGTGCCGCTGACCTCGTACCATTCCCAGTCCGAACCGACCGAGATGGTATCGTCCGCGAAGCCACCATAGGGCGGGCCGTTTTCCTGCACGCGCACCGCGATCACACCTTTCCCGTCGGCGGTGTCGGCAGAGACGGTCCGGGCATGGAAGCCGATCGTCACCGTGTCTCCGCGCGCGATCCCTTCGAGTAGCGGAACATAGGTCTGGCTGGACCAAAGGTCGGGCCCCTTGCTGCTCACCTCGTAACGGCGCGCGGCGCCGCCTCCAGGAATCGTCTCGTCCTGCACGCCTTCGACGTCGAGCGCGGCGCCTTCGGTCTGCCAGACGAGATCGCGCGGATCGTTGATCAGGCTGCCGGGAAGCTGTTCGCTGAAGGCTTCCAGTTCGGGCGGCAGGCCCTGCGCGAGGACCTGCGGCGCGGCGAGCAGGAGCGCGCTCGTCGAAAGGGCGATGGTGATGGTGCGGCCTAGCATGTCAGGATCCTCGCGCTGTCAGTTGTCTTCGGTCAGGCCCAGGGCGGCGCGCATTCCGGACAGCCATTGCCCGCTTGCGCGATCCCAGAAGGGATAGGTGTTGGCATAGGCCCACACGCACATCCCGATGCCCGTCGGCTCGAAAGCCTCGCGCACCGCACGGTGGTAGGCGGCGCGTTCGGGCGTCGCGACGTATTTGTCGTAGGCGCCGGTCTCACCCATGAAGGGCGTCTTGCCCGTGCGTTCGATATAGGCGCGCACCTTCTCGACATCCTTCGCGAGCTGTGCGCGGTCCCCGGCGACGGGGAAGCTGCGGCCGGGCGGCGGCATGTCGGGCTGGGTCCATTCCGCCCCCTGATGGGTGAAGGCGAAGGGATCGTAATAGTGGAAGGTCGGGTGGATGTTGGGATCGTCGGGCAGCGGCAGGCTGGCGAGCGAATCGATCCCGCTCCAGTTCTCGCCGCCGATGATCACCGCGCGGGTAGGATGCGTCTCGCGCACGGCTTCGAGTGCGGGAGTGAGCGTCTCGAGCAGGTTGGAATGGTCGAAATTCTTGTGCGGCTCGTTCTCGAGCTCGAACCACAGCGTATCTTCGGGGTAGCCTTCGAACCGATCGGCGATCTGCGCCCACACGGCGCCGTGCCATTCGGCCACCGCGAGCGGATCATCGTGGATCGGGTCGAAATGGTGGCTGTTGAGAATGACGTTGAGATCGGCCGCGAGGGCCTGGTCGACTACGGCCTGGACCCGGTCCATCCACGCAGGGTCGACGGTCCAGGGCGCGTCCTGCAGCGTCTTGTTGTGCCAGCGGACGGGAATGCGGACGGTTTCGAACCCGGC is a window of Alteriqipengyuania lutimaris DNA encoding:
- a CDS encoding glycoside hydrolase family 5 protein, whose protein sequence is MRIPTSLGACALAIAACGAVAQDTVPDDPLASAAALPVGTCINMGNMLEPEQEGQWGGAKIVAEDFTRIKAAGFETVRIPVRWHNKTLQDAPWTVDPAWMDRVQAVVDQALAADLNVILNSHHFDPIHDDPLAVAEWHGAVWAQIADRFEGYPEDTLWFELENEPHKNFDHSNLLETLTPALEAVRETHPTRAVIIGGENWSGIDSLASLPLPDDPNIHPTFHYYDPFAFTHQGAEWTQPDMPPPGRSFPVAGDRAQLAKDVEKVRAYIERTGKTPFMGETGAYDKYVATPERAAYHRAVREAFEPTGIGMCVWAYANTYPFWDRASGQWLSGMRAALGLTEDN
- a CDS encoding glycoside hydrolase family 43 protein produces the protein MALVLGHPALAQPEATFDFVEYEGRDNTPPAPEGYYRNPVLPGFHPDPSIVKVGDDFYAVNSTFSWFPGLPILHSRDLVDWTLIGNAINRSDQLDFSGLGTNRGLFAPAITHHDGKFWIVNTCIECGDNFVITADRPEGPWSDPKWLEFGGIDPSLYFEGERAWIVYNDAPPGEPKYEGHRALWLQEFDQETMQVLPERTLLVDGGVDPSTNPIWAEGPHIYKIDGWYYLLTAEGGTADQHSQTIWRSRNVDGPYVPGPINPILTQRDLSPDRPDRVEATGHADIVQLDDGSWWGLFLATRPFAGQSTLLGRETFLLPVRWKDGWPLFLEPGEAVPPVVEKPDLAAATGAEWTAWRDGFDAPALSPEWLTMRTPGEESRILHDLDRGEILLRPGAVPAGSLDRFAFIGRRMRHHDAAFTTAVNMTRGDEGDYAGLLAFMDEGHFLTVGIEQGEAAREIVVRLRKDPDDAERGEVVHRAAWNDASAQLRLSFEGGSAVAAWREGEDGEWTQSPAIDVEPLSSIHAGLFTGLVVGPYAVAGD